DNA sequence from the candidate division KSB1 bacterium genome:
GCGCCAGGGACCACTGACCGAAATTGCCCACTTTCCTTTCTTGTCGCCATGCAAAGGGTGAAGATGGTTGGACGGTGGCGAACTCAAGTCGCGTAATTTGATTTGTACAATTCATCATATCTAATTTTCGAATCAGCCTTTTTTGTAGATGAACTGGAACACGTTTATGTTTTCCAGAATTCCAAAATTCTTCAAGCCATGACTGCTTAAAGTTTTTTATCATGAACTAATGTAATATGCAATGGTATCCATTGCAAAATAAATCTTGCCCCTACATTAAATTATGACATTAGATGATCTTTACCGGAAGTAGAAAGTGGATTTGGTCCGGATTACGCTGGTTGATACGTTTGAATTTCCTTATTAAGGCGGTCGGCTATTTGATCTTCCGCGACATCCAGGTCATAATCCATTTGTAGTCCCAGCCAAAATTGAGCTGACATATCAAAATATTTGGCCAATCGCAAGGCAGTATCCGCCGTTATTCTACGCTTGCCGTGTACAATTTCATTGATTCTACGCGCAGGAACCCGGATATCAAGAGCGAGGCGATTTTGGCTAAGATTCATGGGTTTTAAGAATTCTTCCTGTAAGATTTCGCCTGGATGTAAAGGTGTCATTTTTTTAGAAGTCATGTTTTTCTCCTAATGATAATCAACTATTGTCATCATATTGTTT
Encoded proteins:
- a CDS encoding type II toxin-antitoxin system RelE/ParE family toxin, translated to MVQIKLRDLSSPPSNHLHPLHGDKKGKWAISVSGPWRLYFRFADGDIFDTELVQYH
- a CDS encoding HigA family addiction module antidote protein, which codes for MTSKKMTPLHPGEILQEEFLKPMNLSQNRLALDIRVPARRINEIVHGKRRITADTALRLAKYFDMSAQFWLGLQMDYDLDVAEDQIADRLNKEIQTYQPA